The Bacillus carboniphilus genome contains a region encoding:
- a CDS encoding N-acetylmuramoyl-L-alanine amidase has translation MKICLDAGHGYETRGKRTPDGFKEYQFNRAVIHEMKKQLNYFDVSCYEAHSDQRDIPLKERTNKANKLNVDLYLSIHANAHGNGQEWTSANGIETFVYKSKPKKAFQLALQIQKHLVQETGRKDRGVKLANFHVLRETKMTAILCECGFMTNRQEATLLRKGSYQKTCATAIVKALVAFYHLKPVHNQKSLYKVQIGAFQSRSNAEKLMKRLTEDGYEAFIVKD, from the coding sequence TTGAAGATATGCTTGGACGCTGGACACGGTTATGAAACGAGAGGAAAAAGAACTCCTGATGGATTTAAAGAGTATCAATTTAATCGAGCGGTCATACATGAAATGAAAAAGCAACTAAATTATTTTGACGTTTCATGTTATGAAGCACATTCAGACCAGAGGGATATTCCCTTAAAAGAACGAACCAATAAGGCAAACAAGTTAAATGTCGATCTATATTTGTCTATCCATGCCAATGCTCACGGAAATGGGCAAGAGTGGACTTCCGCTAATGGAATTGAAACGTTTGTATACAAATCTAAACCAAAAAAAGCATTTCAATTAGCCCTGCAAATCCAAAAACACCTTGTTCAAGAAACAGGAAGGAAAGATCGAGGAGTGAAGCTAGCCAATTTTCATGTACTTCGCGAAACAAAAATGACGGCGATTCTTTGTGAATGTGGATTTATGACAAACAGGCAGGAGGCAACCTTGTTAAGAAAGGGTTCTTATCAAAAAACGTGTGCCACAGCAATTGTGAAAGCACTAGTAGCCTTTTATCACTTAAAACCCGTTCACAACCAAAAATCCCTCTATAAAGTACAGATTGGTGCTTTTCAATCTAGAAGTAACGCGGAAAAGTTAATGAAGAGATTAACTGAAGACGGCTATGAAGCATTTATCGTCAAAGATTAA